One Candidatus Methylomirabilota bacterium genomic window, GAGGACGAGATCGCGCGCGAGCTCTATATCCCGTCCGTTCGGGGCACGCTGAACTTCGACCTCGAGTTCTACGCTCGCCGCCGCGGATTCCAGGCCCGCTCCTTCGCCGGCACGCTCGCCCGAGCGAAGGAGGAGCTGAGCATGGGCCGGCCGCTGATCGTGTTCCAGGATCTCGGCGTGGCGACGTATCCGATCCCCCACTTCGCGGTCCTCCTGGGCTACGACGACCGGTCGGAGGCCGTGGTCCTTCACTCCGGCACCACCGCCTACCGG contains:
- a CDS encoding C39 family peptidase encodes the protein MRERIRLVCALVVATLLLTAGCASLSLDAVRADVAAGHGHLITTVPFIAQEEFQCGPAALAMVLRYYGAGIGEDEIARELYIPSVRGTLNFDLEFYARRRGFQARSFAGTLARAKEELSMGRPLIVFQDLGVATYPIPHFAVLLGYDDRSEAVVLHSGTTAYR